The DNA segment CAAGCAGTAATTCTCCATCCCTTCCCCGAGCATCTCCAGGATTGTCCTACCTAACACTTCATGTAAACATGGGGCTTGTGACTCAAGCCTCCAGCCCCAATAGGTGGAGAGAAGTTTCCTCGCCTCGGCTGCACATGGTCTGCAGAAGTTTGGCTGGAGTAGAGCGCGGAGCCTGGGTGGGAGCGGCAGCGTACTTAGTGCTgcaggcggcggcggctgcggcggcggcagAGCAGCAGGAGGCGGAggcgggcggggggaggggaggcggctgggggggcggagggggctcTTGCCGCCACAGCTCTCTCGCCGCCTCTCCCCCCCGGCGGGAGCCGCTCTCAGCCTCTTTGCACTAGTCGCTCCGCTCTCTCGGTCATGTGACCTTAACGTAACCGGACAGGAAaagccccgccgccgccgccgccgccgcgccggAGACACCGAccgcggcggcagcagcagcagcagcagcagcagcagcagagagaagcagaggcgGCGGCGGGGAGAGCACGGCCAAGGCTGCCCAGCGGTGCCTCCTCCACACCCCCCGCCGCAGCGACACCGGCGACAGGTAAGCGCGCACCGCCTCCTCCTCCCGGGGCCGGTGCCCACGTGCCGCCCCCGGCCCGGGCTCAGGAAAAGCGAAGGGGGGGGCGGGGGCCACCGGAGCTCGCAAACGGTTCCGGCAGCGACGGTGGCAACAAAGACGACGAATGACCCCAGTCCCGGGGCTTCAGCTGAAGGCAGGCGGAGGGCCCGGACCACACGGGGACCCGGTTCTGGGAAGCGAGGGCACGGGCGCCCCGCAGGGGCGGGGGCGGCTGCGCCTGGCGCCGGGGCTCTGGCCGCCTGACAAAACCATCCCCCGGAGCCAGGCGGCGGCGAGTCGGCAGCAGCTCCATCCGGGGCTTTGCGCGAGGGGGAGGGGACGGAAGCCGAGAGGGCGGGCGgcggagaggaggagggagggagaaaggggaggggggcgatTCGCGTTCCGTTCCCCGTCGCCGGTCCCTCCCTTCCCGCCGCCACCGCGAAGCGCGTCCCGAGCGGCGGCTGCCGGTGAGCGTCCCGCGCTGGAGCCCCAAGAGGCCGGCCCGTCAGGTGCGTAATCCTTCCGTAATCGCCTCGCCGCCGCCTCCTGCTGCTACCGCCGCTGCTTCTTCGGCGGCAAGGCTGCGAGCTGCGGaagtgggtttgggggaggggagcggagagggagggggaggggagggatccGGTCCGACCGGAGCAGGCCCGGCCTCTCTGGCGCTTCTCCCAGCTGCAGCGGCTCCTACAGCTGCTGCCGCTACTGCTGCGGCTCCGCCTCCCCGCTCGCGGGCGGGGGCG comes from the Pseudorca crassidens isolate mPseCra1 chromosome 13, mPseCra1.hap1, whole genome shotgun sequence genome and includes:
- the LOC137205117 gene encoding uncharacterized protein, yielding MVKSPADQQFLPYCDGLALHYVPGLKSYFTERSPVERKLEAAAQRAHPRGTGGGQRFPPPSARKRLNGHLLSLVPPASPRQGRAPRPGAGPGAAHPGPAPIPEVLRGEEERRTWAAPHALRFPQSRVRARARPSPAEFNTMPTPTPCATPRPAQQLRRRGRGGWPDRARGRARARAGDSARPEEAGSARARPRPRAGRRSRSSSGSSCRSRCSWEKRQRGRACSGRTGSLPSPSLSAPLPQTHFRSSQPCRRRSSGGSSRRRRRGDYGRITHLTGRPLGAPARDAHRQPPLGTRFAVAAGREGPATGNGTRIAPLPFLPPSSSPPPALSASVPSPSRKAPDGAAADSPPPGSGGWFCQAARAPAPGAAAPAPAGRPCPRFPEPGPRVVRALRLPSAEAPGLGSFVVFVATVAAGTVCELRWPPPPPSLFLSPGRGRHVGTGPGRRRRCALTCRRCRCGGGCGGGTAGQPWPCSPRRRLCFSLLLLLLLLLLPPRSVSPARRRRRRRGFSCPVTLRSHDRESGATSAKRLRAAPAGGERRRESCGGKSPLRPPSRLPSPRPPPPPAALPPPQPPPPAALSTLPLPPRLRALLQPNFCRPCAAEARKLLSTYWGWRLESQAPCLHEVLGRTILEMLGEGMENYCLDPSASLCLTSLAYSFVPLLPVLA